In Schizosaccharomyces osmophilus chromosome 2, complete sequence, the following proteins share a genomic window:
- a CDS encoding Schizosaccharomyces specific protein — MEHNSSRASRLNSKEEPSTSNTQPNARQLLGIQVPRPISFKNDPFGFDSVKGIRLSSTLESDSSALRSGNQALKFCAPYQDSFERILSSSPPVVNEGEFLKNVEDPSFNVHSKHPLPLSASSPKQVPLPASSPPNYSSSPSSPIPLSSVTTSSMHPPSSSRLSSRSSFPKDATTRQLERFVPIPHGNLKKRLRKRSPRENDDLDLSILHSIPNSSPPSSASESEPEFEESQLLWKLSKRTKVTHRQSDSSFTLDNENLEPQRNDKHSSDGSSSDEDSEKKQVLDEEQQKRMDDMRQYYKQIDQYSFQVVDD, encoded by the coding sequence ATGGAACATAATTCTTCAAGAGCTTCTCGCTTGAATTCGAAAGAGGAGCCGTCCACGTCGAATACACAGCCAAATGCGCGTCAATTGCTGGGCATACAAGTTCCTCGTCCTATTTCGTTCAAGAATGATccttttggatttgattCCGTTAAAGGAATCCGTTTAAGCTCAACGTTAGAATCAGATTCTTCTGCTTTACGCAGTGGAAATCAAGCATTAAAATTCTGCGCGCCGTATCAAGACagttttgaaagaattctATCCTCCTCTCCACCAGTCGTTAATGAAGgtgaatttttgaaaaatgtaGAAGATCCCTCCTTTAACGTTCATTCGAAGCATCCTCTACCTTTATCTGCCTCTTCACCAAAGCAAGTACCTTTGCCTGCTTCGTCTCCTCCTAACTATTCTTCATCTCCCTCCTCTCCAATTCCACTGTCTTCTGTTACAACTTCTTCCATGCATCCTCCTTCATCTTCCAGATTGTCCTCTCGATCCTCGTTCCCAAAAGACGCGACAACTCGACAGTTGGAACGTTTTGTTCCTATCCCTCATGGGAACCTCAAAAAGCGTCTCAGGAAGCGTTCTCCTCGTGAAAACGATGATTTAGATCTCTCCATTCTACATTCTATTCCTAACTCATCGCCTCCGTCGTCAGCATCTGAATCCGAACccgaatttgaagaatcacAGTTACTGTGGAAACTTTCAAAGCGAACAAAGGTTACTCATAGACAGTCAGACTCTTCATTCACATTGGATAACGAAAACCTCGAACCACAGCGTAATGATAAGCATTCATCTGATGGCTCTTCTAGTGATGAAGATTCtgagaaaaaacaagtgCTAGACGAAGAACAGCAAAAACGTATGGATGACATGAGACAGTACTATAAGCAAATAGACCAGTACAGCTTTCAGGTGGTCGATGATTGA
- a CDS encoding bcap family-like protein: MTIYYMIVFILLMIEVVSFVILSLPLPLKVRKAILNTVSHSPIAGKIEHTLKIMIICILILFSDSVRRVIRMSSEFEMSGIAGGSVENARTGFKAGQFYAQRNLYLCGSALFLSLVVNRYYLSLKSLIAIEEKFEALQTEVKSGKSDSKSLEEADTLRTKLETRDKEYATLADKYAEATKTLEKKKDI, from the exons ATGACGATTTATTATatgattgtttttattctaCTGATGATAGAAGTAGTATCATTTGTGATACTTAGCTTGCCATTACCATTGAAGGTGAGAAAAGCTATCTTGAACACCGTCAGTCACTCTCCTATTGCTGGTAAAATAGAACATACTTTGAAG ATTATGatcatttgtattttaaTCTTGTTCTCGGATTCTGTTCGTAGAGTCATTCGTATGAGCTCGGAATTTGAAATGTCTGGTATAGCTGGTGGTTCTGTTGAAAATGCCCGCACTGGATTCAAGGCTGGCCAATTTTATGCTCAAAGAAACTTGTATCTCTGTGGTTCTGCTTTGTTCCTTTCTTTGGTCGTCAACCGTTACTACCTTTCCCTCAAAAGCTTGATCGCTATAGAAGAGAAATTTGAAGCTCTTCAAACTGAAGTCAAATCCGGCAAATCTGATTCTAAATCTTTAGAAGAAGCTGATACTTTGCGCACGAAACTTGAAACTCGTGACAAAGAGTATGCCACTTTGGCCGATAAGTATGCTGAAGCTACCAAGACTttggagaaaaagaaagacattTAA
- the leu2 gene encoding 3-isopropylmalate dehydratase Leu2 — MYIIPKTLYDKVFDNHVVDKQEDGTCLLYIDRHLIHEVTSPQAFEGLRTAGRNARRPELALATVDHNIPTDSRKDLKDLESFIHQPDSRIQVMALEHNIKEFGLSYFGMTDRRQGIVHVIGPEQGFTLPATTLVCGDSHTSTHGAFGALAFGIGTSEVEHVLATQTILQRKSKNMRIHVSGTLPEGLASKDLMLHIIGVIGTAGGTGCVIEFCGEAIEALSMEARMSMCNMSIEAGARAGMIAPDETTFEYVKNRPLAPKGDDWEHAVAYWKTLGSDKGAKYDIEVEINAADILPTVTWGTSPQDVIAVNGTVPNPFKVNDAVRAASIQHSLEYMGLEPDTPIASYPMDKIFIGSCTNSRIEDLRLAAAVVKGRKVASNIKHAMVVPGSGLVKKMAETEGLDQIFIESGFDWREAGCSMCLGMNPDQLKPYERCASTSNRNFEGRQGAKGRTHLVSPAMAAAAAVKGHLCNVREFFGDATTGSPTVITNRNYDPSHDFGSVISLAVDDATDAVTDSAGMTTSVAGGPGAATAGIPEFTVVSGVSAPLPISNVDTDKIIPKQFLKTIKRTGLGKFAFYDLRYDSDGNELPEFVLNREPYRNASILVAQENFGCGSSREHAPWALNDFGIRVVIAPSFADIFFNNCFKNGMLPIPLPVEQVDELMAAAEKELEFTVDLLNQVIRYDDKEIKFEVEPFRKHCLVNGLDDIGLTLQKAAKIDAFEAAREENFPWMNIKRSRARLSPSRPKQSTAGRSDW, encoded by the coding sequence ATGTATATTATCCCGAAAACATTATACGACAAGGTCTTCGACAACCACGTTGTTGACAAACAAGAAGATGGCACCTGTTTGCTCTATATCGACCGTCACTTAATCCACGAGGTAACCTCGCCTCAGGCTTTTGAAGGCCTTCGCACTGCTGGCAGAAACGCCCGTCGTCCTGAATTGGCCTTGGCTACCGTCGACCACAATATTCCCACCGATTCCCGCAAGGACTTGAAGGACCTCGAATCCTTCATCCATCAACCCGACTCCCGTATTCAAGTCATGGCCTTAGAGCACAACATCAAGGAGTTTGGCTTGAGTTATTTTGGCATGACCGATCGCCGTCAAGGTATCGTTCACGTTATCGGTCCCGAGCAAGGTTTCACCCTCCCTGCTACCACCTTGGTTTGTGGTGACTCCCACACTTCTACCCACGGCGCTTTTGGTGCTTTGGCTTTTGGTATCGGTACAAGTGAAGTCGAACATGTCTTGGCTACTCAAACCATCTTGCAGCGCAAGAGCAAGAATATGCGTATTCACGTCAGCGGTACCCTCCCCGAAGGACTTGCCTCCAAAGATTTAATGTTGCATATTATCGGTGTGATCGGTACCGCCGGTGGTACTGGTTGCGTCATCGAATTCTGCGGTGAAGCCATCGAGGCTCTTAGTATGGAAGCCCGTATGTCCATGTGCAACATGTCCATCGAAGCCGGTGCCCGTGCTGGTATGATTGCTCCTGACGAGACTACCTTTGAGTATGTCAAGAACCGCCCCTTGGCTCCCAAGGGCGACGATTGGGAACACGCCGTCGCCTATTGGAAGACTTTGGGCTCCGATAAGGGCGCGAAGTATGACATTGAAGTCGAAATTAATGCTGCTGATATCTTGCCCACCGTTACTTGGGGTACTTCTCCTCAAGATGTAATCGCCGTCAACGGCACCGTTCCTAATCCTTTCAAGGTCAACGACGCTGTTCGCGCTGCATCTATCCAACATTCTTTGGAATATATGGGCCTTGAGCCCGATACTCCTATCGCTTCTTATCCCATGGACAAAATCTTCATTGGTTCCTGTACCAATTCACGTATTGAAGATTTGCGTCTTGCCGCTGCTGTTGTCAAGGGTCGCAAGGTCGCTAGCAACATCAAACATGCTATGGTTGTTCCTGGCTCTGGTTTGGTTAAGAAAATGGCCGAAACTGAGGGTCTGGATCAAATCTTTATTGAATCTGGTTTCGACTGGCGTGAAGCCGGTTGTTCCATGTGTCTCGGTATGAACCCTGACCAATTGAAGCCCTACGAACGTTGTGCTTCCACTTCTAATCGTAACTTTGAAGGCCGTCAAGGTGCCAAGGGTCGTACTCATCTTGTTAGTCCCGCTATGGCTGCTGCTGCCGCCGTTAAGGGACATCTCTGCAATGTTCGAGAATTCTTTGGCGATGCCACCACCGGATCCCCTACCGTCATCACCAATAGAAATTATGATCCTTCTCATGATTTCGGTAGTGTTATTTCCCTTGCTGTGGATGATGCCACCGATGCTGTTACGGATTCCGCTGGTATGACTACAAGTGTCGCTGGTGGACCTGGCGCCGCAACCGCTGGTATTCCTGAGTTTACCGTAGTTTCCGGTGTCTCTGCCCCTTTGCCTATTTCAAATGTCGATACAGACAAAATCATTCCTAAGCAATTCTTGAAGACAATCAAGCGTACCGGTCTTGGTAAGTTTGCATTCTACGATCTTCGCTATGATTCCGACGGTAACGAATTGCCTGAATTTGTCTTAAACCGTGAACCCTACCGTAACGCCAGCATTTTGGTCGCACAGGAAAACTTTGGATGTGGTAGCTCGCGTGAACATGCCCCCTGGGCTTTGAATGATTTTGGCATTCGGGTTGTCATTgctccttcttttgctgatatcttttttaacaaCTGTTTCAAGAACGGCATGTTGCCTATTCCCTTGCCCGTTGAGCAAGTCGATGAATTGATGGCTGCTGCCGAAAAGGAGTTGGAATTTACTGTTGACTTGCTCAACCAAGTCATTCGCTATGACGATAAGGAGATCAAATTTGAAGTGGAGCCCTTCCGCAAGCATTGTTTGGTTAATGGTCTTGATGACATTGGTCTAACCTTGCAAAAAGCCGCAAAGATTGACGCTTTTGAAGCTGCTAGAGAGGAGAATTTCCCCTGGATGAACATCAAGCGTAGCCGTGCTCGCCTTAGTCCTTCCCGGCCTAAACAGTCTACCGCTGGTCGCAGTGATTGGTAA
- the sfp1 gene encoding DNA-binding transcription factor Sfp1, with amino-acid sequence MPSLALPINKPSHHNAPSAGNSFASPQATPFGYSPQSFGNSFSGHAWLRDAIPSVTSYPEQHRPSDDFSTMYPNRLEEAFCRNFNCCGKNLDDLHQLIHHYEEQHAVLPSDVNLSSSLDNSNSASVANHLNRNNIQALKQRERIRMHDLADQMDSSPLYDNSAVMPFAFPANEGTNGPYRVSVVVPAAAAAAATAANPDLAEETSMQNEPVSTPTFLPESMVMDDASSPLSDMSFNMDIGSGNRYNMFGVNQKNDPESAFLPPFHYGHDVFSFHPDTRPDTPNTVHSEPFPDNVMSPTPPEVVAPAATNTAPSSPFIKNSSKDFEWPVPLKKQRSISPESSESPMTIDSPGSSLVVVDKPYKCPVPNCDKAYKNQNGLKYHKLHGHCSPITTPTPTPVPHQGFVVENKPYRCDTCNKRYKNLNGLKYHRAHSHLQVSMAQAQREVQMSFMRDA; translated from the coding sequence ATGCCATCTCTTGCGTTACCAATAAATAAACCTTCTCACCATAACGCGCCTAGTGCTGGAAACTCTTTTGCCAGTCCACAGGCTACTCCCTTCGGGTATAGCCCCCAATCTTTTGGCAACAGCTTCTCTGGACATGCTTGGCTGCGAGACGCGATTCCCTCTGTCACCTCCTACCCCGAGCAACATCGCCCTTCCGATGACTTCTCCACCATGTATCCCAACCGTCTCGAGGAGGCCTTTTGTCGCAACTTCAATTGCTGCGGAAAAAATCTCGATGATCTCCATCAACTCATTCATCATTACGAAGAGCAACATGCCGTTCTTCCCTCCGATGTAAATCTATCCTCCTCTCTTGATAATAGTAACTCGGCCAGTGTTGCGAACCATTTAAATCGCAACAATATCCAAGCTCTCAAACAGCGAGAGCGCATTCGTATGCACGATTTGGCCGATCAGATGGATTCATCTCCCCTTTATGACAATTCTGCTGTTATGCCATTTGCTTTCCCCGCAAATGAAGGTACAAATGGTCCTTACCGCGTCTCCGTCGTTGTGCCTGCAGCTGCCGCAGCTGCCGCAACTGCTGCCAACCCGGACCTCGCTGAAGAGACCTCCATGCAAAACGAGCCTGTCTCTACCCCTACTTTTCTTCCCGAGTCCATGGTTATGGATGATGCTAGTTCTCCCCTCAGTGATATGAGCTTTAACATGGATATTGGCAGCGGTAATCGCTACAACATGTTTGGTGtgaaccaaaaaaatgatcCTGAATCAGCTTTTCTCCCCCCTTTCCACTATGGACACGATGtcttctcttttcatcCCGATACCCGTCCTGACACCCCAAATACCGTCCATTCCGAACCTTTTCCCGATAATGTTATGTCTCCCACTCCACCGGAGGTTGTTGCACCTGCTGCTACAAACACGGCTCCTAGCTCCCccttcataaaaaattcaagTAAGGACTTTGAATGGCCAGTGCCGTTGAAAAAACAGCGCTCAATTTCTCCAGAGTCTTCCGAATCTCCTATGACCATAGATTCTCCTGGCTCAAGTTTGGTTGTCGTCGATAAGCCTTATAAATGCCCTGTTCCCAATTGTGACAAAGCttataaaaatcaaaatggTTTAAAGTACCACAAACTCCATGGCCATTGTTCCCCCATTACCACGCCGACTCCGACGCCAGTTCCTCATCAGGGTTTTGTTGTGGAAAATAAACCTTATAGATGTGATACTTGCAATAAGCGCtacaaaaatttgaatgGCTTAAAGTACCATCGTGCTCATAGCCATTTGCAAGTTTCTATGGCTCAAGCCCAACGCGAGGTCCAAATGAGTTTTATGCGCGACGCATAA